One genomic window of Muntiacus reevesi chromosome 4, mMunRee1.1, whole genome shotgun sequence includes the following:
- the USP19 gene encoding ubiquitin carboxyl-terminal hydrolase 19 isoform X5, whose protein sequence is MSGGASATGPRRGPPGLEEATSKKKQKDRANQESKDGDPRRGSAFTPREEQTKEDLGLDWRQSADEVIVKLRVGTGPVRLEEVDAAFTDTDCVLRLPDGRQWGGVFYAEIESSCTKVQARKGGVLQLSLPKKVPLLTWPSLLKPLGTQELVPGLRCQENGQEPSPIALEPGPEPRRAKQEARNQKRAQGRGEVGAGAGPGAQAGPSAKRAVHLRRGPEGEGARDGPGPRGDAPPFLAEPATQAEAEEQLRVPPLTPQTCLLGSEENLALLTGKKAAAPRSDPVSPTMARSRDPEKDDRSKEEMAVAADAAALVDEPESMVNLAFVKNDSYEKGPDSVVVHVYVKEIRRDSSRVLFREQDFTLIFQTRDGNFLRLHPGCGPHTIFRWQVKLRNLIEPEQCTFCFTASRIDICLRKRQSQRWGGLEAPAARGAVGGAKVAVPTGPSPLDSAPPGGTPHPLTGQEEARAVEKEKPKARSEDTGLDGVAARTPMEHVAPKSEPHLASPKPTCMVPPMPHSPVSGDSVEEEEEEEKKVCLPGFTGLVNLGNTCFMNSVIQSLSNTRELRDFFHDRSFEAEINYNNPLGTGGRLAIGFAVLLRALWKGTHHAFQPSKLKAIVASKASQFTGYAQHDAQEFMAFLLDGLHEDLNRIQNKPYTETVDSDGRPDEVVAEEAWQRHKMRNDSFIVDLFQGQYKSKLVCPVCAKVSITFDPFLYLPVPLPQKQKVLPVFYFAREPHSKPIKFLVSVSKENSSASEVLDSLSQSVHVKPENLRLAEVIKNRFHRVFLPSHSLDTVSPSDTLLCFELLSPELAKERVVVLEVQQRPQVPSIPISKCAACQRKQQSEDEKLKRCTRCYRVGYCNQLCQKTHWPDHKGLCRPENIGYPFLVSVPASRLTYARLAQLLEGYARYSVSVFQPPFQPGRMALESQGPGCTTLLSTSSLEAGDSDRDPIQPPELQLVTPVAEGDTGASRAWASPDRGPVPSTSGISSEMVASGPIEVGALTVGERVSRPEAAVPGYQHPSEALSAHTPQFFIYRIDASNREQRLEDKGDVPLELGDDCSLALVWRNNERLQEFVLVASKELECAEDPGSAGEAARAGHFTLDQCLNLFTRPEVLAPEEAWYCPQCKQHREASKQLLLWRLPNVLIVQLKRFSFRSFIWRDKINDLVEFPVRNLDLGKFCIGQKEEQLPSYDLYAVINHYGGMIGGHYTACARLPNDRSSQRSDVGWRLFDDSTVTTVDESQVVTRYAYVLFYRRRNSPVERPPRAGHSEHHPELGPAAESAASQASRIWQELEAEEEPVPEGPAPLGPWGPQDWVGPPPRGPTTPDEGCLRYFVLGTVAALVALVLNVFYPLVSQSPWR, encoded by the exons ATGTCTGGTGGGGCCAGCGCCACAGGCCCAAGGAGAGGGCCCCCAGGACTGGAGGAGGCCACCAGTAAGAAAAAGCAGAAGGATCGAGCAAACCAGGAGAGCAAGGATGGTGATCCTAGGAGAG GGTCAGCATTCACTCCTCGGGAGGAGCAGACCAAAGAGG ACTTAGGGCTCGATTGGAGGCAGAGTGCTGATGAGGTGATTGTCAAGCTCCGCGTGGGAACAGGTCCCGTGCGGCTGGAGGAAGTTGACGCTGCTTTCACAGACACAGACTGTGTGCTGCGTCTCCCAG ATGGTCGGCAGTGGGGTGGTGTTTTCTACGCTGAGATAGAGAGTTCTTGCACCAAAGTGCAGGCTCGCAAAGGTGGCGTCCTGCAGCTGTCACTGCCCAAGAAGGTGCCTCTGCTTACGTGGCCCTCTCTGCTG AAACCTCTAGGGACCCAGGAGTTGGTGCCAGGGCTGCGGTGCCAGGAGAATGGGCAGGAGCCATCTCCCATTGCCCTGGAGCCAGGCCCTGAGCCCCGGCGGGCTAAGCAGGAGGCCCGCAACCAGAAGCGGGCCCAGGGCCGTGGTGAGGTAGGCGCTGGGGCTGGTCCTGGGGCCCAGGCAGGGCCCAGCGCCAAGAGGGCCGTGCATCTCCGCAGAGGGCCAGAGGGGGAAGGGGCCAGAGATGGCCCTGGGCCTCGGGGTGATGCCCCCCCATTCCTGGCTGAGCCGGCCACCCAG GCTGAGGCTGAGgaacagctccgtgtaccaccaCTGACCCcccagacctgcctcctgggcTCAGAGGAGAATCTAGCACTTTTGACAGGAAAGAAGGCAGCAGCCCCCAGGAGCGACCCAGTGTCCCCTACCATGGCCCGGAGCAGAGACCCTGAGAAGGACGATCGTTCCAAGGAGGAGATGGCAGTGGCCGCAGATGCTGCGGCCTTGGTGGATG AGCCCGAGTCCATGGTGAACCTGGCATTTGTCAAGAATGACTCGTATGAGAAGGGGCCGGACTCAGTGGTGGTGCACGTGTACGTGAAGGAAATCCGCAGGGACAGCTCTCGAGTGCTCTTCCGCGAGCAGGACTTCACGCTTATCTTCCAGACCAG GGATGGAAACTTCCTGAGACTGCACCCGGGCTGTGGGCCCCACACCATCTTCCGTTGGCAGGTGAAGCTCAG GAACCTGATCGAGCCCGAGCAGTGCACCTTCTGCTTCACGGCCTCTCGCATTGACATCTGCCTCCGCAAGCGGCAGAGCCAGCGCTGGGGGGGCCTGGAGGCCCCAGCTGCACGAG GTGCAGTGGGTGGTGCAAAGGTCGCCGTGCCGACAGGTCCATCCCCCCTGGATTCAGCCCCACCGGGAGGTACACCCCATCCCTTGACGGGCCAGGAGGAAGCCCGGGCCGTGGAGAAGGAGAAACCCAAGGCTCGATCTGAGGACACAGGCCTTGATGGGGTGGCTGCCCGCACCCCCATGGAGCATGTAGCCCCAAAGTCAGAGCCACATCTGGCGTCG CCCAAGCCCACATGTATGGTGCCTCCAATGCCCCACAGCCCGGTGAGTGGAGACAgtgtggaggaagaggaggaggaagagaagaaggtgtGTCTGCCCGGCTTCACCGGCCTCGTCAACCTAGGCAACACCTGCTTCATGAACAGCGTCATTCAGTCTTTGTCCAACACACGGGAGCTACGGGACTTCTTCCACG ACCGCTCCTTCGAGGCCGAGATCAACTACAACAACCCCCTGGGGACTGGTGGACGTCTAGCCATTGGCTTTGCTGTGCTGCTCCGGGCGCTGTGGAAGGGCACCCACCATGCCTTCCAGCCCTCCAAGTTGAAG GCCATCGTGGCGAGCAAGGCCAGCCAGTTCACAGGCTATGCCCAGCATGATGCCCAGGAGTTCATGGCTTTCCTGCTGGATGGGCTGCACGAGGACTTGAACCGCATTCAGAATAAGCCCTACACGGAGACCGTGGACTCAGATGGGCGGCCTGATGAG GTGGTGGCTGAGGAAGCCTGGCAGCGGCACAAGATGAGGAATGACTCTTTCATCGTGGACCTGTTTCAGGGCCAGTACAAATCGAAGCTGGTGTGCCCCGTGTGTGCAAAG GTCTCCATCACTTTTGACCCGTTCCTGTACCTGCCGGTGCCCTTGCCCCAGAAGCAAAAGGTTCTCCCTGTCTTCTATTTCGCCCGGGAGCCCCACAGCAAGCCCATCAAG TTTCTGGTGAGCGTCAGCAAGGAGAACTCCAGTGCAAGCGAAGTGTTGGACTCCCTGTCTCAGAGTGTCCACGTGAAACCTGAGAACCTGCGTCTGGCTGAG GTGATTAAGAATCGTTTCCACCGTGTGTTTCTGCCCTCCCACTCACTGGACACCGTGTCCCCGTCCGACACACTCCTCTGCTTCGAGTTGCTGTCCCCAGAGTTAGCCAAGGAGCGGGTGGTGGTGCTAGAGGTACAGCAG CGCCCCCAGGTGCCCAGCATCCCTATCTCCAAGTGTGCAGCCTGCCAGCGGAAGCAGCAGTCAGAGGACGAGAAGCTGAAGCGCTGTACCCGGTGTTACCGCGTGGGCTACTGCAACCA GCTCTGTCAGAAAACCCACTGGCCTGATCACAAGGGCCTCTGCCGCCCCGAGAACATCGGCTACCCTTTCCTGGTCAGTGTCCCCGCCTCACGCCTCACTTACGCCCGTCTCGCTCAGCTGCTAGAGGGCTATGCCCG GTACTCTGTGAGTGTGTTCCAGCCGCCCTTCCAGCCTGGCCGCATGGCCTTGGAGTCCCAGGGCCCTGGCTGCACCACGCTACTCTCCACTAGctccctggaggctggggacagtGACAGGGACCCCATTCAGCCACCAGAGCTCCAGTTGGTGACCCCTGTGGCTGAGGGGGACACTGGGGCCTCCCGGGCATGGGCATCCCCTGATCggggccctgtgcccagcaccagCGGCATTTCTTCTGAGATGGTGGCCAGTGGGCCCATTGAAGTTGGCGCCTTGACTGTTGGTGAGAGGGTGTCCCGACCTGAAG CTGCTGTGCCCGGGTACCAACACCCAAGTGAAGCCCTGAGCGCCCACACTCCCCAGTTCTTCATCTACAGAATTGACGCGTCCAACCGAGAGCAGAGGCTAGAGGACAAAG GAGACGTCCCGCTGGAGCTGGGGGACGACTGCAGCCTGGCCCTGGTCTGGCGCAACAACGAGCGCCTGCAGGAGTTCGTGTTGGTGGCCTCCAAGGAGCTGGAGTGCGCCGAGGACCCTGGGTCTGCGGGCGAAGCTGCCCGCGCCGGCCACTTCACGCTGGACCAGTGCCTCAACCTCTTCACGCGGCCGGAGGTGTTGGCACCTGAGGAGGCTTG GTACTGCCCCCAGTGCAAACAGCACCGCGAGGCCTCCAAGCAGCTGCTGCTGTGGCGTCTGCCCAACGTGCTCATCGTGCAGCTCAAGCGCTTCTCCTTCCGCAGCTTCATCTGGCGTGACAAGATCAACGACCTGGTGGAGTTCCCCGTCCG GAACCTGGACCTGGGCAAGTTCTGTATCGGTCAGAAAGAGGAGCAGCTGCCCAGCTACGACCTGTACGCCGTCATCAACCACTACGGGGGCATGATCGGCGGCCACTACACCGCCTGTGCGCGCCTGCCCAATGACCGCAGCAGCCAGCGCAGCGACGTGG GCTGGCGCCTGTTCGACGACAGCACGGTGACAACGGTAGACGAGAGTCAGGTGGTGACGCGTTACGCCTACGTCCTCTTCTACCGCCGGCGGAACTCTCCCGTGGAGAGGCCCCCCCGGGCAGGGCACTCTGAGCACCACCCTGAGCTGGGCCCTGCAGCCGAGTCCGCTGCCAGCCAG GCTTCCCGGATTTGGCAGGAGCTGGAGGCCGAGGAGGAGCCGGTACCCGAGGGGCCTGCGCCTCTGGGTCCCTGGGGGCCCCAAGACTGGGTGGGCCCCCCGCCACGTGGCCCTACCACACCAGACGAGGGCTGTCTCCGATACTTTGTTCTGGGCACCGTGGCAGCTTTGGTGGCCCTTGTGCTCAACGTGTTTTATCCTCTGGTATCCCAGAGCCCCTGGAGATGA